The nucleotide window ATTCCTAATGCCCAACAGTTCTTTTTCTAACCAATCTGTGTCTCGATCGACTGCCTGTGATAACTGGGAATTGCTGCTTCTCTTTGGCACATAAGCTTTCAGGTTGACATTATGGCAGTGAACCTGAAAGAAGCCCTATAAAGTGTCAGCGTCCCTGAGTGAAACGTTAACAGTATTTAAAAGTAGTTGTTTATATGTGTTTATAAGTGTtgtgtaaatatatattaaaaaaaataataatcagaaaagtggtttggttttaacCACCAGGGTTTCCTTGATGAGAATATGGATTCTGGAGATAAGGAGCACTGTCCACTCCAGAATCTCGCAGGATCAGTTTTGCAGCTTGCAAATTTCCATCCCccagaaaagcatttcagagaTTTCCTATCCCTCTAATAAGAATTACTTGTCTATCAGGATGAAAATATTGGTATTgggcaaataaaaaataaaaagtacactTGGCTTAGCTTTTCACAACTTAATTTTATTAATCTTCATAAGCAGGCAGTAAAGAGTATGAAAAGATAAATGACCTATAGTTTGTACACATTCCCAAATGCTTTTCACTACACTGGCTCTCCCTGGGATCTGTTCAGCTCTAGATGACAGGACAATGTTACACCCGCTGATCTGGTTCTGATTCACAGTTGGGGGAGGATTTAGCCATAGTTACTGCAGCCATTACCATCCCCCTTGCCTCACTTCCCCTCCAGAAGCAACCACTGCAGCCAAGGGTAGCAAAGCTGGCTGTGTGTCCGAGCCATGCTGTTTTACTGTAATGCTGAACTGCAGTCATGGTGCTGGCTTGGAAGAAGCTATATGCTATGGTGGTGCAACTGCCTGGCTGGAAGTTCATAGTAGTTtcagctttcccagctgaaactaaCGGGAGAGATGACACTGAGCAGGTGGGTATCCTGGTGATACAGGAGAGAGATTATATACATAGGGAGAAGAGGGAACTACTGGAAAAGGAGAACAGAAGGCGATTCATGGAGGGAAGGCATTCTTTGAACAGATACTGGCTCTATCCAAATACATCTGGAAGTCCAAATGATTTTTGAAAAAATCTACTTGTTCTTTAGCTGCCAGCTCTAAGGAGAATAACTTCTAAGCATGTTCCATTTGTGCAAAACCATGTCTGAATAGCCCTGCCCTTCACAAGCAAAGGTTTTGTAGGGCAAGTAAATATCCTAGATTAtagttttcagcagaaatttagcagctgaagaaaacattttaatggtGTCATCCAACTGTCTTTTTTTACCCTTAACTGAGTTCCAGATCAATCACACAAGATAAGGCTTTTATCTCATGTCATCCTCTGTAATGTCCATGCATTCTGAAGTTCAATTTTATGTTCTATCACATGTAACTTGGGTGCCACAGAACACTTCATCATCTTGTAATATCTTCTGCCTTATTTTAAGTACTGCTACTCCAGTAAGACTGACAGGATGGAGTAGTATACCAACAGAGAAGGGACAAAGCCCTCACTGCTGATCCTCTTGAAAAATCactaacttttttcttccttttttttcttttttccatttgaaaagatATTTAGTTCCTTTCAAATCATCTATCTGcctgtgaaaaacaaaagaaaacaaaaccccatccCCATAACCAAACCTGAAAGAAAGAAGGCGAtgtagaaaaaaagacagaaattgaaaatattattcttgAGTAAAATACTGGCCATTATTCTCCTATCTCACAAACTAATCAATACAGGCAATAGATGAAGTTGGGATAGCAATCACATTATGTGTCATTGCGATTCATAATCCAATGTTAACTTGACTTTTGAGTGTATGCATCAACAGGTAGATCTCTTACATGCAACACACCTGTGTGGAAACCCTACTCGGGCAGCCTCACAGGCTTTAGCTTGTTAGCGATAGATGTTGAATGTGGTAACTTCCCTTTTAGTTTTTACTTTCTCACACTGAAAAGCTCCATGCATAAAATGAATAACCACCCCTTCAGAGAGGTAAGATGCAAGCAAGGGAAACTACACACAGAGGGAAGCAATCCCAAGAAGATGGAAAAGGAGGAATGTATTAAAGTGAGTGGCAGCAGCTATCTGTGAGACATTTGGGGAAATACAAAGCTCCATGTAGCTACTGAATCTAGGTGAAAGGACATGGTAGAAGGGGAGAAGTGAAGCAGAGAtgctcttttctcctcttgcagGTTCTGAAAAGTACAACAATCCCTTCTTTCTGCTAACTCCAAGGCCCTTCAGATGTATTCCCCTTGCAGCTTCACAGATCATGTTAGAGCAATATTAAGAGGAATTAAAAGGGAAGAGATGGCAGATTATGGGGCAGGAGGGTTTTTCAAGGGTTATTTCAGAAGCCAGCTGAAGAAGACCAAAGCTATATAAAAGACAGGCAGGTAAAAGGGGCACTGACTGTGAAGAACTCCTCGAGCAGTGGGTAAAATTGTAGTCTTATGATTTAAGGGAATGAGAGGTTTGGTGAAGAGTACCTGGGCTTTCAAGGAAGTCAGCTCTTTGGAGCATGAAGGGAGCAGCACTTCCAGGAAAGCTCTGGAGTTAATGTGTTTGACAGAAGCACCTGCTAGGTAGATCCCAGCACTGCTGAAGGAACACTGAGCCCAGGACAGTGGAAAGGCTGATCAAGGCACTACAGTCATGACTGCAGTTCTAGCAATGTGTTCCCGAACCCACTAGAGAAAGGGTGTTCTGCTGGCCTGCAGACTGGCTTCTATTCCTCTTGGCTTTGAACATGTTAATGCTTCAGAAGGTCCCGGGTCTGCGACTCTATCCAGGCAGTTGAAATAATATGTACATGACAAGTCAGTACTGACTGCGACTGTCTGAGATCAACAATATGTGGGGAATACAGGTCAGTGTTTCAGTATGAGAACCtacaaaaagtatttctgtgaaattatttctgagaaaatgaCACTGAAAACCCTAGTGGCTTCTGGAGGTAACTACAAGACATTTAAATTTAGGTACAGTTAAATTTAGGTACAGTTACTAAAGTGTGAAAGCATTTTGTTCCACCTTCCAAGCAAATCTTATGTACCATAGCAGAGGCATTCTGAGATCTCTATGGTACTGAAAGATATAACTCAGTTTTAAGACAGGCTTGAAAGTCCTGAGAAGCACTGGCAGTTTATTACACCTTTATGTGGCGGGGATCAATCTGTTTGGAACAGCAATAAAAACAATTCTATACCCGCTGTTCCTTTCAGTTCCTGTCATTACCATGTGCTTGTTCCAGTTTCAGAATTTAGATTATTTGGGGGCTTTTAGTGTCAGCACTGCACACAAGAACAGCTGCCATGTTCCCACCTCCCACAATTCTTACCGACTTGTTTGATTTTATCTTAAACAACCACCACCATGATCAAATCCATCATCACTTGAGTTTACCAGTTAGCGCAGAGTTaatcaacaaaaaaatacatacgTGGCAGGAAAAGGCTATTAATCCCTTATCAAGCAAAGTGACCTATCTGCCCATGTTTTCTCTGCTGCACACACTGGACAATCTGGTTTTATAGAAACAAttgccaaaatatttcaaaagcactCCAATTCACCATATCACAGATTCCTTTGTGTCTCTTCTCTATGCTTCTGGTCACAAGGTCTTTTTGCCTGTCTTTATTTCGCCctccatttttcaaaaataaagtcCAACTAATAGCACtataaaatttttgttttgtcttccatGAAGTTCATTCATTCTGGAATAAATACATGTTCAACATGACTGATGTTCTTCTGATTATGTGATACAATGCACAAGTAAACAAGGAAGAGAAGACACAACAATGCCATAGCTGTGAGGAAGACGAGGAGCCCAGCAAACAAAGATGGTTTCAGAGGTAATTGGATCAGCTTGCCTTCTGCTGGAATCATGTTTGTGAGGCTTAACATGTAACCGAGTGACCATGCTATACTGCTGTTACCaatctgaaataaagacagaaaagtcCTGTATTCCCATACACATTTCAGTCAGAGAACAGAGGTTCCAGAAGCTCAGCTGCTGATGCTGGCAACTGCCCTTTAAGTTAGCAAGGAGAAAACTTTAGTGGAGTATACAGAGAAGACACAGAACCATTTCAAAGTACCTTTTTTTTGTAGTTCCAGAGGAAGCTAATAAAATTGGTCACTGGGCTAAAGAAGTCAGACAAAGGTATTAGATGGATGGGTACAAGGATGTGTGGTATATATGCAGGCAGACAGTTATGGGATCTTCTGTGCAAGAAACACACTTTACAAAAAAACCATCAACACTACTGTGCTAATTCCTAGAATTAGCCCCTCATCTTAGCCAAATCCTAGGATGTTATTTagtttaagcaaacaaaaaaactcacAAAGAGTCCCACCAACATGGACAAAGAGGACGCCAGGGTAAAGTCCCCAAAGCAGGAATTCTACTTATCATCTTTTGTTCCACAGTTGGTTTTGTGCTTGCAAACGAGCCAGCACTAGgctcttccatttaaaaaataaacctaagTGGAAAATTACCTAGgaacaggtaaaacaaaagcaaaggggGTACGTTTGTATTTGGTCCATGGTCCtcctgcttttctgtgtttcccCACTTCCAATTTGAGCATCAGAGTCTATGAATTTTCCACTGCCTTTTTCATTAAATCATCATCCTTCCACTTGAAAAGCACAGGATCAAAGGGTGAAGATAGAGTGTCCCTTGTCCTCCTCCCACATGCCCAGGCTCCAACAATGGTTTGcctatttatataaaatataagtaCACGTGACTGCCTCCTGCAAATCAAACCAcaacttggaaaaacaaaacgGAACAAAGTATTGTTaaacagagtgaaaaaataaGGGGATGAGGGGCATTTCAAGGGAAATCAGTTGAACTCATTAAACAAGGGCTAGCATAGAGGGCCAGCTACAAGATAACGTATTTGGTTTACGCTCTAGCACAGGTTACTTTCTTTTTCAATGGGCCTGCACCACCATCACTCCAGGTAGTTCTAGGGTATACTACTGATGGACAAAGCTGAAGTTGTGTTCTTCTGCAACCAACCCACTCTCCCAAACTCATTTGACTTTCCATCTTTATTACAAGTCATCCCACTTTGCAACTAGAGAGATGAGTTTGTCTGAATGGCTGCCCATAAGTAGTTTACTTAAATTTGGGAAAGAAAATTTGGGAAACCAAACCTCTTCTGTTGTTCTTATATAAAAAACCATCATGATGAAGTTGAGGGATAAACTTTAATAAATGATTTAATGTCTTTAATGAACAGTTTTAAGCAGTCAGCTACTAGTTGTAGGAGACCATAAGGGCCTATAGTATTTGGTCCTTTTTGTAGTTGTGTATATCCTAATACCTTTTGCTTAACTGATAAAAAGAAAGCTACAGCAACAGGTTCTTTTCACTGGTTGTGTTCactaattaaaaggaaatatacTCCTAGCataggcaaaaaaccccaccctccaCTCTTGGAGAAACTGTGCTGCTATCTCTGGGGTAGCTTAGCTGATCAGTTAACATTAGATCTTATTATTTTAGTAGGGGCAGATCTAATTAAGAAAATGTAGTTTTTCCTTTTGGAGTTTCATGATTACCCTAGGTTTTCTAGGTAACAGGTGTTAATTTCAAGTAAgccttttggggttttattttgctcAGTATTTTTATAGTCTTggctaaatacagaaaaatgttgcTCTGTTTGGCTGCTCCTATCTGCTGGGGACAATACAggatatatttaaatattgaGACAAATCCACCCCCCACGAGGTCCAGATTAAGATCCCAAAGTAAGCTTTATGCTGATTCCTGGTAGAAGGCCTAAACTTAGGACACTCCTCCAGAGTTGCTAATGGTTGTCCACCAGAAGACAAAATAAGGCAAGAAAATCCTATTTGATTCCTTAGTGCACCAGTAATAGATATGGCTGTTCAGAAAACATTGCTTATGATGTCTCATTCACAGCCTGCCAGCACATCCTGCATTTAAGAATGCTCCATGAAAATCTACAACCTATTCTTCTGTTGGTTTTGCATGCAAGTGCTGAAGCATTTCCAAACTGTATGGAGATTAAGAGATAGTCCGGGACAAGGTTTTAGAACAAGGCTCTGTACAGTAGCAGAGAGGAAAGGATGGAGTCACAGAGAACTGTGGGGACCACACTTCTTGATGTAACAGCCAAGCTTAGACAGTGGCCATGCCTTCTGATTTGGAAGCAAAGATTTCTTAGCAGTAGCTTTAGAATGGATGTATACAAGTTCGTTCCAAGTACCCTGGTTTTTAGGAGAAAAACCGAGGTCAGGGAAGAGAGAAATGCAGCTATTACATTAATGTTGTAAGCTTTCTCCCTCTGCCAAGTAAAAGCCAATACTCCATCAATATACATTCTTATTCCAGAGAACCAGATTACGGCACAGATGGATGTGCCAGCTGAGGATGAAAACTGCCCTAGTTGCTTCATCACCACTCACTGACTACAAACCGGCTCTGCTGGTTACCCCAAGGCTCTGCCAGCAGACAGAAAAGTGGGAGTTCTCCTGTCCAGCTCAGCAAGGTTAGCTCAAACTGACCTTGACCAGCAGGTGTTTCAGGCAGATCACTGCCTAGAGCAAGCCACTACTTCAACAAACTGGGGCAAAGTTTAAAACACAATGATTTTATACTTTCTTAAAGCTCTTTAAAAGAATCTAGGCAGCATCTCAAAGTAAAGCTGCAACCCCTGGAACCAGGCTGAAATTGCTACTGAGGCTTGAAAAGTGGCTTTGGCTTATGCCAGACATTTGACAATCATTTACAAAGGCTGTTTACAACCATTATGTCTTTGTAGGCTGCTGCATTTTCTGTCTCCTTCTAAACTTCCTTGGATTAAAGTAGCAGTAAGAGGAAATGATTATTACTCACCTCCTTTTGAAAATGTATCTGTGGCCAAGTTTCTGCATTGAAGTTGTAACCATATACAAGCAAGTAATAAATGAAATTGGCTGAAAAACAGTAGGATCTAGCATATATTTCTTCAAATTTAGGCAGCATAAACTGGAGCtgaaagcaaaaggttttttaaaaacatgtaaattatgaaaaacaaatgcttttggtttttataaCTAGAGAATACTTTGGATTCTAATTAGAATTTATTATCATTTTTCAGAAACGCCAAGTAAAGTTGTGGACAACTAGATAGGgagatttagaaaaagaaagactcTGACAGTAATCCAGCTTATgcagtaaaaaatgaaaataaacataaaactgCACATAAAAGATTGGGGATGTTATGGTTCCTAAATTTTCCATGTCATCTTTACAGCATGGTTaaaactgtgaaatgaaattTCGAAACCCAGTCCAAGTTTTAAGCATGCTAAAAATACTACATGGTTTGAAGCGTAGTGGGAAAACAAACGCTGAGGTTGATACAGACCTTCTGAAAAGTTCTGAATACTTATCCAGtccatttcctttttatatttccctttcacagatacaaaagaaaaaacaaaacaaaacaaaaaccccacaaacaaacaaacaaaaaaacaacctacTTACCTGTGCCCAGCTCTGTGAACAGAAAAACCACATACTTGAATTGAATTCAGCTAGGGAAAAGTGCCCAGATAAATTCAAAGCATTAACTGTATAGTAGAATCCTGAGAAAGCCTATAGAAAAGGAGCAGATGACAGGTCTGTTACTTTCAGAACTACGGAAATCAAAAGCAAGCAAACtcaaaaagaaatgctgtgtttgCAAACCTACCACAAAATTCCCTTTAGCTTTTGGCTGATGTATTCCATTAAATGGACAGTCTTCTCTGTCTCTGCAAGCAGTGAAGTTAAACAATAGAGAAACCATCTCCTGGCACAGACCTGGGTCTCCTGTTCCATGGAAGTTCACAAGCTGGTTTGGGTAGTAATTTGCTGGTCTCAGAGACTGTGTACAAAGGCTGCCAGAGAAGTACTTGATCATTAATACAGTATTATAATTCTGAGGGTAACACGGATTATCCACATTGGAACTGGtgtttgatttcttaaaaaaaaaaaaaaaaagaaaagaaaaaaaaaacccaaacaataaaggCTACTCAAAAGCAAGAAAGGCCTAATTTGACAATAACTATGGGAATCTTTTTAAACCACATATGCacgtatttttgttttcttctctgtcatgGCCAATCAGTACAACATTGCTGATCATTTTAAGTCATAGATACTCCTTTCTCAAAAAATCATTGGCAAGATCAGCAGAACACTTACAGGACTAGCTGGGCCTTTTTGTCAAATGGTACAAAACTCTCACTGATTTTTAACAAATATGAAGGTCTTTGTAAGAAACCTAAGTGCATTTGTTCACAACTAAGCACGTAAGAGCTCTTATTGGGGTCTCCAAAGTCCACCAAAGGGAAGTGAACACAAGCCTAAGAACCTGCTCAGACAATTACTGAACACCTGCAAGACCAACATAGCAAAGGGTCTTAAACAGACCTGGAGCAGCAATGCTAAAAGCCTTTTCTCAGCTTCATCTCTCCCGTAGCACTGGAAGCTGTGAGTGTAGACATTGTACTTGTAACCATACAACTTCACTTGCAAGGTGCTGTTGAAGTTCTCCTGAGAGTCCTCTGGGATAAATGAAATTTGAGTGGAAGCTCCTCCAAGATCCAGTGCCCCCGTAGTCTCTTTTCTGTAAGGGCGGACCCATGTCCTCCAAAGGTTTCTctacatgtaaaaataaaaccaaggctAATTAGAAATATCATCTGCTTGTTCGCCCTTCAGGCTTTTCTACTCTTAACTTTTTGAGATTTCCCCCCCTC belongs to Accipiter gentilis chromosome 14, bAccGen1.1, whole genome shotgun sequence and includes:
- the ENTPD3 gene encoding LOW QUALITY PROTEIN: ectonucleoside triphosphate diphosphohydrolase 3 (The sequence of the model RefSeq protein was modified relative to this genomic sequence to represent the inferred CDS: deleted 1 base in 1 codon), with the translated sequence MSRADGQGLHTGPPPPPPSPPPRRRTAPRARHSLTPRPPAPLLISGGGNAWGASAVFRHLNQFIRIFYPQLVWLGLFAGFCWCEERYLWCLPTHPMNKQHFPFCCFRMLTRTPSVVAQVFLLLSIVLVIAIAVIQLNQQQILSPGLKYGIVVDAGSSRTTVYVYEWPAEKENDTGVVSQTFKCNVKGPGISSYESNPGALAKPFDDCLNKVKERIPVHLHKNTSVYLGATAGMRLLRLQNETAANEVLASIHNYFRAQPFEFRGAEIITGPEEGVYGWITANYLMGSFLERNLWRTWVRPYRKETTGALDLGGASTQISFIPEDSQENFNSTLQVKLYGYKYNVYTHSFQCYGRDEAEKRLLALLLQKSNTSSNVDNPCYPQNYNTVLMIKYFSGSLCTQSLRPANYYPNQLVNFHGTGDPGLCQEMVSLLFNFTACRDREDCPFNGIHQPKAKGNFVAFSGFYYTVNALNLSGHFSLAEFNSSMWFFCSQSWAQLQFMLPKFEEIYARSYCFSANFIYYLLVYGYNFNAETWPQIHFQKEIGNSSIAWSLGYMLSLTNMIPAEGKLIQLPLKPSLFAGLLVFLTAMALLCLLFLVYLCIVSHNQKNISHVEHVFIPE